GGTGGCGCGGGAGCGCGACAGCTCGCGCTTGATCCAGGCCAGCTGCTCCTGGCCGAGGATGCCGATCGGGTCCACGCTCTGGCGGCCGGGGGAGTTGGCGTCGCGGTAGGTGCGCATGTCGAGGACGAAGACGTCGAGCAGCGGCCCGTACCGCATCACCCGGTACATCCGGCCCTCGGCGCGGCCGCCGCGGAGGTCGGTGACGGGGAAGTACTCGCCGAAGGCCTGGCGGGCGCGGCCGGCGAGCGTGTCGATGTCCCGCACGGTGTAGCGGGGGTCGTCGATGACCTGGCCGGGGTACCAGTTGTTGCGTACCTCGTGGTCGTCCCACTGGGCGAGGATCGGCACCTGGGCGTTGAAGTCGCGCAGGTTGCGATCGAGCAGGTTGTAGCGGAAGTTCCCGCGGAACTCGGCGAGGGTCTCGGCGACCTTCGCCTTCTCCTCGGTGGTGATGTTGCGCCAGATGCCGCCGTCGCGCAGCGGGACGGCGGCCTGGATCGGCCCGTCGGCGTAGATCGTGTCCCCGCTGAAGAGGAAGAAGTCGGGGTCGCGCTGCCGCATCTCGTCGAAGACGCGGTAGCCGCCGAGGTCCGGGTTGATGCCCCAGCCCTGGCCCGCGAGGTCCCCCGACCACAGGAAGCGCACGTCGTGGCGGCGGGAGACCGGCGTGGTCCGGAACGTGCCGCGGACCGGCTCGCCGGTGCGGCGCGGGTCGTCAGGGTCGGCCAGGACCACCCGGTAGTGGATCTGCTGCCCGGGCGGGAGGTCGCGCAGGGTGGTGGTGCCGGTGAAGTCGGTGGCGGGGCCCAGGAACGGGCCGCCGTGGCGCCGGACGCCGTAGCGGAACGACTCGCTCGGGGAGGTCTCGACGTACATCCGCGCCGGCCGGTCGGAGCGCGTCCAGACGGTGGCCGAGTGCGCGGTGATCTCACCGGACTGGGTGCCCCACGGCGCGCTCGGGCGCCCGGAGCGGGTGAACGCCGGGGCGCTGGCGGGCGCGGCGAACGCGGACGCGGCCAGCGCGCCGGACAGGGCGAGGCCCACCGGCACGGCGAGTGAACCGCCGAGCAGGGACCGTCGGGTGTGCGGAATCGGTGCCATCGGAGCGTCTCCAGGGGCCGGCGGGGACGGGTCGGACCAGTGTGCCGCCGCACACCGGCCCGCCCGCGTCGCGCAACCGAACCGTGGATGAACAGCCGTCAGCCGCTCAGCCCGCCTGGCTGGTTGTGGCGCGCACCGTGTCCAGAACCACGCGGGAGACCAGCGCCGGGTCGTCGTTCATCGGGACGTGACCGCATCCGCGGAGCCGGATCAGCCGGGCGTCGGGCACCGCGCGCTTGGCGCGTACGCCCTGGCGC
The Streptomyces sp. NBC_01296 DNA segment above includes these coding regions:
- a CDS encoding alkaline phosphatase D family protein; the encoded protein is MAPIPHTRRSLLGGSLAVPVGLALSGALAASAFAAPASAPAFTRSGRPSAPWGTQSGEITAHSATVWTRSDRPARMYVETSPSESFRYGVRRHGGPFLGPATDFTGTTTLRDLPPGQQIHYRVVLADPDDPRRTGEPVRGTFRTTPVSRRHDVRFLWSGDLAGQGWGINPDLGGYRVFDEMRQRDPDFFLFSGDTIYADGPIQAAVPLRDGGIWRNITTEEKAKVAETLAEFRGNFRYNLLDRNLRDFNAQVPILAQWDDHEVRNNWYPGQVIDDPRYTVRDIDTLAGRARQAFGEYFPVTDLRGGRAEGRMYRVMRYGPLLDVFVLDMRTYRDANSPGRQSVDPIGILGQEQLAWIKRELSRSRATWKVVAADMPLGIVVPDGTANFEAVAQGDPGAPLGRELQIAELLRHIKHQRITGTLWLTADVHYTAANHYAPERAAFTDFAPFWEFVSGPIGAGGFPAGKLDATFGPETAYVQSAPLANMSPSENPPYYGEVDIDGECGDLTVRLRRQGGGVLFTTTLQPGRVGQ